The following is a genomic window from Stenotrophomonas maltophilia.
GTCTTTTCCGGCCTCACCCACTCCAATTTCCTTCTGAAGGTCGCTGACGACACTGAGGTGGCGATGACGCACCACCTTGAACCGCATGCCGGGATGAGCATTCAGCGTCTCGACCTGAATCGTCACGCCCTTGCCACTGGCAGCCTTGCCCACTTCACCCGACAGCAGGCGCTGACCATCTTCGTCATACAGGTCGTAGCGCCCGCCCTCTCCAGCCACCAACTCCAGGTCGGTGGTCAGCAAAGCGGTGGGAACGTCCAGCTGGAAGATCCGAAGCTGCTCACCACCCCAACCGAAACTCGACAGACCCAGCAGCGGGTCCGCCAGCTCACCTGGAGCGCGCTTCTCGGCGCGGCGCACGAAGTACCCGCCCATCAAAGGGAGGTGCCTGGGAACGATCTCAATGTCCAGTCGCAGCGCATCCACAGCACTGCCGACAACCGCACGGGACTTGATCAATGCAATCTCTGTTGCCGCTTCTGCGGTGCCGGCATTGATGCCCAGCGATTGGCTCAAGTCCGTCAAGCCTGGCAGCGAGGGCGTCTTCGGCTCAACCTGCACAATCGCGTCGGCGCGATAGATCGGCGTGGCCAGAAGAACATAGGCGACCGATGCGACCAGGAACGCGCCGGTGATGAGCAGGATCCACCACTTGTGATCGACCAGGGTACCGAGCAGCTGGCGAAGATCGATCTCTTCTGCATCATCCTGAGTGATGGAACGTGAATCAGTGGTCATGTGCGCTTGGATTCAAATTGAAAGAAGTGTCGGTCGATCCGGCGAAGCGGGCAGCAATCAGAGATGACGCGCCCAACTCGCCACGCCCTCGGCCATCAGCGTGTAGACATGCTCGAACGCGGGACGCTGCTGGCGGTAGGGATCGGGAATCTCCCGATCCTGCTGCCACTTGCCCAGCAGGAAGGTCTTGCCGGACGCCTGCGGCGCGATCTCGGCGATGCGGCGCACGTGCTTGCGCTCCATGGTCAGCACCAGATCGGCGGCGCCGAGGATGGCGTCATCGATCTGGCGGGCGCGGTGGGCCAACCCATCCATGCCCTGCTCCACCAGCAGCTCCTGCGCGGTGGCGTCGATGCCGTGCCCCACCAGCGCGCCCAGGCCCGCCGAAGACACCTGGATGCCCCTGCCGGCCACGGCCTGCCTGAGCATGACTTCAGCCGAAGGGCTGCGGCAGATATTGCCTACACATACAAAAAGAACGTTCTTGAACACTGACCTGGATCCTGTGGCATTCCTTGCGGCGCGCGCGACCAGAACAAGCATGGGTCGGCGGCAGCCGCACAGGATACCTTACAAGCGCATTACTGGCGATGAAATCGCCAACAGATTCATGGAATTACGTCGCAGTTCCGCACATCGGCCAACTCAATACGCCGACTTCTGGCCCAGCACCTTCAGCACGGTCAGCGCGATGATCCGCACGTCCAGCGTCGGGCTCCAGCGGCGGATGTAGTCGATGTCGTACTGCACTCGTTTCTTCATCGAGCGCAGCTCGGGGGTCTCGCCACGCAGCCCGTGCACCTGTGCCCAGCCCGTGATGCCCGGCTTGACGTAGTGACGATGCATGTAGCGCTCGATCACCCGCTCGTAGTGGTTGTTGTGCTGGATCGCGTGCGGCCGCGGCCCCACCACCGACATGTTGCCGCCCAGCACGTTGAAGAACTGCGGCAGCTCATCCAGGCTGCTGCGGCGCAGGAACGCACCGAACCGGGTAACCCGCGGATCGCCGCGCGTGGCCTGGGTCAGCTGCCCCGCACCCTCTTCATGCACGCGCATGGAGCGGAACTTGAGCATCCAGAATTCCTTGCCACCCAGCCCATGACGCCGCTGCCGGAACAGCACCGGGCCCGGCGAACTGAGCTTCACCCCCAGCGCCAGCACCACCAACAGCGGCGACAGCAGCACCACCGCCACGCCGGCCACCAGGATGTCCTCGACACGCTTGAACAACCGGAAGCGATGGTCGGCCAGGCCCTGGCGAACGCCGATCATCGGCACATCGCCCACCTGGTGCACTCCGGGATTCAATGCACCCAGGCCGGTGGTATCGGGAATCAGACGCACAGGCACGGGAAAGCGCTCGATCTGCTTGAGCATGTCCTTGATCGGCGCGGTGTCGCCCATCGGCATCGAGACCCAGACCTGGTCGAACTCGCCCCGATGCAGGTCCATGTACTGCGGAACGTCGCCCAGAGCGCCCAGGCGGCGCGGCGCATCGCCGCCACGGCGGGTGGCGATGTCGCCGGCACTGCTGAAATAGCCGACCACTTCCTTGCCCAGTTCCGGCTTGCCGCGCAGCAGGCGGTGCAACCTGAGCGCCGGCGCCCGCAGGCCGACCAGCAACACCCGCTCCCGGTCCAGGCCACGCGAACGCAGCCGATGCAGCTGCACCCGCAGCAGCACGCGTACCGTCGCCATCGAGGCCAGGCCGGTAAAGTACCAACCCACCAGCCACTGCGCTGGCACCGCGTCACCCAGGCCGACCAGCACGGCGTACAGCGAGAACAGGGCGAACGTGCCGGACCAGGCCAGCAGCAGCAGCCACAGGTCGGCGAGCAGGCCGCGCACGCGCCAGTTGCGATAGACCGGGGCAATGGAGAAACAGACGATGGCGCTGAGAATCACCGCGCCGAACACGATGCGCTGCGAGGGACTGGGCGCCCCAGTGGCGTAGCACAGCACGTGCGAGAGCACCGCCATGCCAGGCAGCAGCAACAGATCACCCAGGCGCAGCCCCAGCTCCAGGGCAGCCCGGGCCTCGACCCGGCGGCGGCCAGCCCGGGCCCGCTCGGCGGGAAGGTCTTCTACGGATCCATGTAGCAAAGCACTTCTCCATGTCTACTCGACTTGACAGCGAGCGGCTCGCTGTCGCGCGCGGGACTCCCCAGCCCGCGCGGAAGTGTCGAGTGTTGTGTCAATTAAATGTGCAGAGATTGTGAATGATGTCACGCGCAAAAGATAGGAACCCGGTCACTCAATGGCGCCCACCTTCCGCGTCGAACCGAGCTAAGTCATTAGAACTAATCCTATTTTTGCTTGTTTCGGAGGGTGTCGATATGCGTCACCTTGCGTCACAAACCGTCAACAAGCCTTCACAGGGTGCCAAGCGCTTGACACCCCGCGCCGCCGCCCCCTACCCCGCACCGCATCAAAGCCGCGCAACCGGCCTCTGCTACCATCGGCGGTTCCGTTCATCGCGCCCCCCACCTGCCCGCGATGGCGCCAAACAACGTAACGAAACACAGGAGTCTGCATGTCTTCCGAGCTGCTCAAGTCCCTTGGCCTGGACGCGATCAACGCTGGCACGTACCTGGGCAACGGGGAGTGGTCGAGCGCGACCAGCGGTGAGCTGATCACCCCGGTCAACCCGACCACCGGCGAGCCGATCGCGCAGGTCCGCGCGACCACCGAGGCCGAATACGACATCGTCGTCGCCCGGGCCCAGGAAGCCTTCAAGGTCTGGCGCACCACGCCGGCGCCGCGCCGCGGCGAAGCCGTGCGCCTGTGCGGTGAAGCACTGCGCAAGCACAAGGACGCCCTCGGCTCGCTGGTCGCGCTGGAGATGGGCAAGAGCAAGCCCGAAGGCGACGGCGAAGTGCAGGAGATGATCGACATCGCCGATTTCGCCGTGGGCCAGAGCCGCATGCTGTACGGCTACACCATGCACTCCGAGCGCCCCGGCCACCGCATGTACGAGCAGTACCACCCGCTGGGCCTGGTCGGCATCATCTCGGCCTTCAACTTCCCGGTGGCGGTGTGGAGCTGGAACTCGTTCCTGGCCGCCATCTGTGGTGACGTCTGCATCTGGAAGCCGTCCAACAAGACCCCGCTGACCGCCATCGCCTCGCTGAAGATCTGCAACGACGCCCTGCGCGAAGCCGGCTTCCCGGACATCTTCTTCCTGATCAACGACGCCGGCACCGCGCTGTCGGAAAAGATGGTCGATGACCGCCGTGTGCCGCTGATCAGCTTCACCGGCTCCACCCAGGTCGGCCGCACCGTCAACGAGAAGGTCGCACGCCGCCTGGGCCGCTGCCTGCTCGAACTCGGCGGCAACAACGCCATCATCCTGGACGAAACCGCCGACCTGAAGCTGGCCGTGCCGGGCATCGTGTTCGGTGCGGTCGGTACCGCCGGCCAGCGCTGCACCACCACTCGCCGCCTGATCGTGCACCGCTCGATCTACGCCGACGTGCTGGCCACCCTGGTCAAGGCCTACAAGCAGGTGGAAGGCAAGATCGGCGACCCGACCGATGCCGCCAACCTGATGGGCCCGCTCAACAGCGACGGCGCCGTGCAGCAGTTCCTCGATGCCATCGCCCAGGCCAAGGCCGCCGGCGGCACCATTGAAACCGGTGGCACCCGCATCGAGCGCGCCGGCAACTTCGTGCTGCCGGCAATCGTCTCCGGCCTGAAGAACAGCGATGCCGTGGTCCAGCACGAGACCTTCGCGCCGATCCTGTACGTGATGCCGTACGACAGCCTCGACGAAGCCATCGACATGCAGAACGGCGTGCCGCAGGGCC
Proteins encoded in this region:
- a CDS encoding low molecular weight phosphotyrosine protein phosphatase: MLRQAVAGRGIQVSSAGLGALVGHGIDATAQELLVEQGMDGLAHRARQIDDAILGAADLVLTMERKHVRRIAEIAPQASGKTFLLGKWQQDREIPDPYRQQRPAFEHVYTLMAEGVASWARHL
- a CDS encoding undecaprenyl-phosphate glucose phosphotransferase, which translates into the protein MLHGSVEDLPAERARAGRRRVEARAALELGLRLGDLLLLPGMAVLSHVLCYATGAPSPSQRIVFGAVILSAIVCFSIAPVYRNWRVRGLLADLWLLLLAWSGTFALFSLYAVLVGLGDAVPAQWLVGWYFTGLASMATVRVLLRVQLHRLRSRGLDRERVLLVGLRAPALRLHRLLRGKPELGKEVVGYFSSAGDIATRRGGDAPRRLGALGDVPQYMDLHRGEFDQVWVSMPMGDTAPIKDMLKQIERFPVPVRLIPDTTGLGALNPGVHQVGDVPMIGVRQGLADHRFRLFKRVEDILVAGVAVVLLSPLLVVLALGVKLSSPGPVLFRQRRHGLGGKEFWMLKFRSMRVHEEGAGQLTQATRGDPRVTRFGAFLRRSSLDELPQFFNVLGGNMSVVGPRPHAIQHNNHYERVIERYMHRHYVKPGITGWAQVHGLRGETPELRSMKKRVQYDIDYIRRWSPTLDVRIIALTVLKVLGQKSAY
- the amaB gene encoding L-piperidine-6-carboxylate dehydrogenase; protein product: MSSELLKSLGLDAINAGTYLGNGEWSSATSGELITPVNPTTGEPIAQVRATTEAEYDIVVARAQEAFKVWRTTPAPRRGEAVRLCGEALRKHKDALGSLVALEMGKSKPEGDGEVQEMIDIADFAVGQSRMLYGYTMHSERPGHRMYEQYHPLGLVGIISAFNFPVAVWSWNSFLAAICGDVCIWKPSNKTPLTAIASLKICNDALREAGFPDIFFLINDAGTALSEKMVDDRRVPLISFTGSTQVGRTVNEKVARRLGRCLLELGGNNAIILDETADLKLAVPGIVFGAVGTAGQRCTTTRRLIVHRSIYADVLATLVKAYKQVEGKIGDPTDAANLMGPLNSDGAVQQFLDAIAQAKAAGGTIETGGTRIERAGNFVLPAIVSGLKNSDAVVQHETFAPILYVMPYDSLDEAIDMQNGVPQGLSSSIFTQNLKTAEKFLSAAGSDCGIANINIGTSGAEIGGAFGGEKDTGGGRESGSDAWKVYMRRQTNTINYSDSLPLAQGIKFDL